The proteins below are encoded in one region of Methanoculleus taiwanensis:
- a CDS encoding dihydrolipoyl dehydrogenase family protein, which translates to MEWEYDLVVIGTGTAGTDIAVHCRKAGKSVAIADYREFGGTCALWGCIPKKVLGAAAEVVARAGDLHGKGIIGGIAIDWPALVGFERSFTDPVPARKEEMFEQRGIDAYHGCARFTGEQTIEVGGETLRAKQFVIATGSKPRPLQTPGADLMTTSDEFLYLERLPKRIVFIGGGYISFELAHVAARAGAEVTILQRSGEVLKRFDSDLVDRLVTASGEAGIDIRMNMPLYSIEKAPGGLIVRAGPEGRQIFEADMVVHGVGRVSAIDNLDLAKGNVETDKKGIVVNEYLQSVSNPAVYVAGDANYESIQLTPVATLDAHVVVDNILNGNRKRADYSTIPSAIFSIPSLAAVGLSEATAKKNGIEYDLHSGDMSSWYASRRIGLRHAAYKLLLEKKTGRILGAHVLGDNAGEIINLFALAIRHSMTAADLTYDAMIYAYPTSTYEITYMVKGKGG; encoded by the coding sequence ATGGAGTGGGAGTACGATCTGGTTGTTATTGGGACGGGCACTGCGGGGACGGATATTGCCGTCCATTGCCGGAAAGCCGGTAAAAGCGTTGCCATCGCCGATTACCGGGAGTTCGGGGGCACGTGCGCCCTCTGGGGGTGCATCCCGAAGAAAGTTCTCGGCGCTGCCGCCGAGGTCGTCGCCCGTGCTGGCGATCTGCACGGGAAGGGTATCATCGGCGGGATAGCGATCGACTGGCCCGCACTCGTGGGATTCGAGCGCTCCTTCACCGATCCCGTCCCTGCGAGGAAGGAGGAGATGTTCGAGCAACGCGGGATCGATGCTTACCACGGATGTGCCCGGTTCACCGGCGAGCAGACAATCGAGGTCGGCGGCGAAACCCTTCGGGCAAAGCAGTTCGTCATCGCCACCGGTTCCAAACCCCGACCATTGCAGACTCCGGGTGCCGACCTCATGACCACCAGTGACGAGTTCCTCTACCTCGAACGCCTCCCGAAACGGATCGTCTTCATCGGAGGCGGATACATCTCATTCGAGCTCGCCCACGTCGCCGCCCGTGCAGGAGCTGAAGTGACGATCCTCCAGCGGAGCGGCGAGGTGCTCAAGAGGTTCGACTCCGATCTCGTCGACCGGCTGGTGACGGCATCGGGCGAGGCGGGGATCGATATCCGGATGAACATGCCGCTCTATTCGATTGAGAAGGCACCCGGCGGCCTCATCGTCCGGGCAGGGCCGGAAGGCAGGCAGATCTTCGAGGCCGATATGGTGGTGCACGGCGTCGGCAGAGTCTCCGCAATCGACAATCTCGACCTTGCGAAAGGCAACGTCGAGACGGATAAAAAAGGGATCGTCGTCAATGAGTATCTCCAGAGTGTATCGAATCCGGCCGTCTACGTCGCCGGGGACGCTAACTACGAGAGCATCCAGCTGACACCCGTCGCCACGCTCGACGCCCATGTCGTCGTCGATAACATTCTGAACGGGAACCGGAAGAGAGCGGACTATTCAACGATCCCGAGCGCTATCTTCAGCATCCCGTCTCTCGCCGCGGTCGGCCTCTCGGAAGCGACGGCGAAGAAAAATGGGATTGAATATGATCTTCACTCCGGCGATATGTCCTCGTGGTATGCCTCCCGACGGATCGGCCTTCGCCACGCCGCCTACAAACTCCTGCTCGAAAAAAAGACCGGGCGCATCCTCGGCGCCCACGTTCTCGGGGATAATGCCGGCGAGATCATCAACCTCTTCGCTCTCGCAATCCGGCACAGTATGACAGCGGCCGATCTGACCTACGATGCGATGATCTATGCCTACCCGACGAGCACCTACGAGATCACCTACATGGTCAAAGGAAAAGGCGGGTAG
- a CDS encoding 4Fe-4S dicluster domain-containing protein, whose translation MGFFTMAKTVLQNLFGRPPTRRYPAVPARVGPITRGHVTIDPARCISCGLCMRRCPSQAIRVERAEKVWEIDRFRCIACDACVEACPAKCLIMESGYIAPVTEKEVERHPITYVKPERPQKKEAAEG comes from the coding sequence ATGGGATTCTTTACGATGGCAAAGACCGTCCTGCAAAACCTCTTCGGACGGCCGCCCACCCGGCGCTACCCCGCAGTTCCGGCACGGGTCGGACCGATAACCCGTGGACACGTGACGATCGACCCTGCACGGTGCATCTCCTGCGGCCTCTGCATGCGCCGGTGCCCGTCCCAGGCGATACGGGTGGAGCGGGCGGAGAAGGTCTGGGAGATCGATCGCTTCCGCTGCATCGCCTGCGATGCCTGTGTCGAGGCATGCCCGGCAAAGTGCCTCATTATGGAGAGCGGCTATATCGCTCCGGTAACGGAAAAGGAGGTCGAACGGCATCCGATCACCTACGTCAAACCGGAACGGCCGCAAAAGAAGGAAGCGGCGGAGGGTTGA
- a CDS encoding hydrogenase large subunit, whose protein sequence is MPERIVVPFGPQHPVLPEPIHLDLVLEDETVVDVIPSIGYVHRGLEQLVTKREYTDFVHVAERICGICSFMHGLAYVQGIETIMDVEVPDRARYLRTIWSECSRLHSHLLWLGLFADAMGFESLFMQSWRLRESVLDVLEDTSGGRVIQGTCKVGGVRRDIGREKLDDILRTLVPFEQQCRNLGDVFLNDESVKNRLQGLGIVTKGEAYDLGAAGPTLRGSGVPIDARNLGYAAYGDLDFKPVTESAGDCYARCAVRVGELFTSIDLIRQAAETIPEGPIEVKVTGTPDGEYFSRVEQPRGEVVHYIRGNGTKHLTRARIRTPTLANLPPLVKMLPGCQLADVPVIVLSIDPCISCTER, encoded by the coding sequence ATGCCGGAACGCATAGTCGTGCCCTTCGGCCCGCAGCACCCGGTTCTCCCGGAACCTATCCACCTCGACCTGGTTCTTGAGGACGAGACGGTCGTCGACGTCATCCCCTCCATCGGCTACGTCCACCGCGGTCTCGAACAGCTCGTGACGAAGCGGGAGTATACCGACTTCGTCCATGTTGCGGAGCGTATCTGCGGGATCTGCAGTTTCATGCACGGGCTTGCATACGTACAGGGGATCGAGACGATCATGGACGTCGAGGTGCCTGACCGGGCGCGGTACCTCCGGACGATCTGGTCGGAGTGTTCGCGGCTTCACTCGCACCTCCTCTGGCTCGGGCTCTTTGCCGACGCCATGGGCTTCGAGAGTCTCTTCATGCAGTCCTGGCGGCTCCGGGAGAGCGTGCTCGATGTGCTTGAAGATACCTCCGGCGGGCGCGTCATCCAGGGAACCTGTAAAGTCGGGGGAGTCCGCCGCGACATCGGCAGGGAGAAACTCGATGATATACTCCGCACGCTCGTCCCGTTCGAGCAGCAGTGCCGGAATCTCGGTGACGTCTTCCTCAATGACGAATCGGTCAAAAACCGGCTCCAGGGGCTCGGGATTGTCACAAAAGGCGAGGCATACGACCTCGGCGCAGCAGGCCCGACGCTCCGGGGGAGCGGTGTCCCCATCGATGCCCGGAATCTCGGCTATGCCGCCTACGGAGACCTTGATTTCAAACCGGTGACCGAAAGTGCGGGCGACTGCTACGCCCGATGTGCGGTCAGGGTCGGCGAGCTCTTCACCTCAATCGACCTGATCCGGCAGGCCGCAGAAACTATTCCGGAGGGACCGATTGAAGTGAAAGTGACCGGCACACCCGACGGCGAGTACTTCTCGCGGGTCGAGCAGCCGCGCGGAGAGGTCGTCCACTACATCAGAGGCAACGGTACGAAGCACCTGACCCGCGCCCGGATCCGGACGCCTACGCTGGCGAACCTCCCGCCGCTGGTGAAGATGCTCCCCGGGTGCCAGCTCGCCGACGTCCCGGTGATCGTTCTCTCGATAGACCCGTGCATCAGCTGCACGGAGAGGTGA
- a CDS encoding NADH-quinone oxidoreductase subunit C, which produces MTAEKQTIREIPLGDLERSVRELHGDGYRLVQIGCTAIEEAYEINYSFDKDFTFLNLRVTVTPETEVPSISGIYWGAFIYENEMHDLFGIPVTGMNIDFHGAMIRTAQKQPFSVTRKGEGPCRNA; this is translated from the coding sequence ATGACTGCGGAAAAACAGACGATACGGGAGATCCCACTCGGGGATCTCGAAAGAAGCGTCCGGGAACTGCACGGGGACGGTTACCGGCTCGTCCAGATCGGGTGCACTGCCATCGAAGAGGCTTACGAGATCAACTACTCGTTCGATAAGGATTTTACGTTCCTGAACCTGCGGGTGACCGTCACCCCGGAGACGGAGGTTCCGAGCATCTCCGGTATCTACTGGGGGGCGTTCATCTATGAGAACGAGATGCACGACCTTTTCGGAATACCGGTGACCGGAATGAACATCGACTTTCACGGAGCGATGATCAGGACGGCACAGAAGCAGCCGTTCAGCGTCACCCGCAAGGGGGAGGGGCCATGCCGGAACGCATAG
- a CDS encoding NADH-quinone oxidoreductase subunit B family protein, whose amino-acid sequence MAFLKRSPWLLHYDASSCNGCDIEVLACLTPLYDVERFGIINTGNPKHADILVITGGINELNRDIVRNIYEQMPEPKVVVAVGICATSGGIFRECYNIVGGVDKVIPVDVYVPGCAARPESIIDGIVTALGILEEKRRTMADRTHAKEEIRKGAEAGS is encoded by the coding sequence ATGGCATTCCTGAAGCGATCACCCTGGCTCCTGCACTACGACGCCTCGAGCTGCAACGGCTGTGACATCGAGGTGCTGGCCTGCTTAACACCGCTCTACGACGTGGAGCGGTTCGGGATCATCAATACCGGCAACCCGAAACACGCCGATATTCTGGTGATAACCGGCGGCATCAACGAACTGAACCGGGACATCGTCAGGAACATATACGAGCAGATGCCCGAACCGAAGGTGGTGGTGGCGGTCGGGATATGTGCGACCTCCGGCGGGATATTCCGGGAATGCTACAACATCGTCGGAGGCGTCGATAAGGTTATACCGGTGGATGTCTATGTCCCGGGCTGTGCAGCGCGGCCGGAGTCGATCATCGACGGGATCGTGACGGCACTCGGTATCCTTGAAGAGAAACGACGAACGATGGCCGATAGAACACATGCAAAAGAAGAGATACGAAAGGGAGCAGAAGCAGGGAGCTAA
- a CDS encoding respiratory chain complex I subunit 1 family protein, whose amino-acid sequence MNGLLGALLFILLAPLLGGLVAGVDRILTARMQGRVGPPLLQPFYDVGKLFEKENVVVTTAQNFYVLAYLAFIVVSGALFFAGGDLLLVIFAFTLAHVFLVLGAYSVHSPYSHIGAERELIQIMAYEPMIILAAVGLYMVTGSFFTGEIAASTVPVILYLPGVFLGFLTVLTIKLRKSPFDISTSHHAHQEIVKGITTEFSGATLGQIEIAHWYENIFLLGFIYLFFGFNPVLGIAAIAITYFAEIFLDNTTARLRWQAALQSGWAAAAILGILNLAIIGYIMGGA is encoded by the coding sequence ATGAACGGACTCCTGGGCGCCCTGCTCTTCATCCTCCTCGCTCCCCTGCTCGGCGGGCTCGTCGCCGGAGTAGATCGCATCCTCACCGCGCGGATGCAGGGGCGAGTCGGACCACCGCTGCTGCAGCCCTTCTACGACGTCGGGAAGCTCTTCGAGAAGGAGAACGTCGTGGTCACCACGGCGCAGAACTTCTACGTGCTCGCCTACCTCGCCTTCATCGTCGTATCGGGAGCGCTCTTCTTCGCCGGAGGAGATCTGCTGCTCGTCATCTTCGCCTTCACCCTCGCCCACGTCTTCCTGGTGCTCGGCGCCTACTCGGTCCACTCACCCTACAGCCACATCGGGGCGGAGCGGGAACTGATCCAGATCATGGCCTACGAGCCGATGATCATCCTCGCGGCGGTCGGGCTCTACATGGTCACCGGGAGTTTCTTCACCGGCGAGATCGCCGCATCGACGGTTCCGGTTATACTCTACCTTCCGGGCGTTTTCCTCGGGTTCCTCACTGTCCTGACGATTAAACTGCGAAAATCGCCCTTCGACATCTCGACTTCGCACCATGCGCACCAGGAGATCGTCAAAGGGATCACCACCGAATTCTCCGGCGCAACCCTCGGCCAGATCGAGATAGCCCACTGGTATGAAAACATCTTTCTCCTCGGATTCATCTACCTCTTCTTCGGGTTCAACCCGGTGCTCGGGATAGCGGCGATCGCAATCACCTACTTTGCGGAGATATTCCTCGATAACACCACCGCCCGGCTGCGGTGGCAGGCGGCGCTCCAGAGCGGGTGGGCGGCAGCGGCGATCCTCGGCATTCTGAACCTCGCGATCATCGGATATATTATGGGAGGAGCGTAA
- a CDS encoding NADH-quinone oxidoreductase subunit 5 family protein encodes METLLFLILFPAVIAVGMLLANQKKVRFAMVTAAAVVIAAASVLLLAVYGMQDLILFAIPSEPVSRILVIIELGLAAYIAYLGLRFRNYLAIALIAVQTALIVAFEFLYAGDLHPVNNLFIDQFSVIMALIIGIIGSLIAVYALRYMETYHTEHPEVRNRQRFFFFVIFLFIAAMFGLVFSNNLQWIFFFWEVTTISSFLLIGYSETDEATRNAFRALTMNLLGGIAFAAALIYLAAVDPAGRILELDQLLASGEAIALIPAVLIGFAGITKAALMPFSTWLLGAMVAPTPVSALLHSSTMVKAGVYILVRFAPVYAGTLAGVSIAMVGAVTFLVASAIAISQSDAKSVLAYSTVANLGLIAACAGVGTPMLVWAAILLIIFHAISKSLLFLSVGTVEQRIHSRDIEDMEGLIVRMPKMAVMMFIGIAGMFLAPFGMLISKWAAIEGFVQAPYGLAFVAILAYGGAVTVFFWAKWMGKLVTVARYRTVVEDGFRQERWVPLYTLTTLVAATVLLFPLISSTLIEPYVFSIYGTTARLSQANIAIMALMLFLLLILPISFLLFRKSAKHLPPYMSGRTTTPDMQFLGSMGVAREMTTRNYYLTAYFGEKRLLPVGTALCTGLVLASWLLAGVAA; translated from the coding sequence GTGGAGACGCTGCTTTTTCTGATACTCTTTCCCGCCGTCATCGCCGTCGGGATGTTGCTCGCGAACCAGAAAAAAGTCAGGTTCGCGATGGTCACTGCCGCCGCTGTGGTCATCGCCGCCGCATCGGTCCTTCTGCTCGCCGTCTACGGAATGCAGGATCTGATACTCTTTGCCATCCCGTCAGAGCCGGTGAGCCGGATACTGGTGATCATCGAACTCGGCCTCGCCGCTTATATCGCCTACCTCGGTCTCCGGTTCAGGAACTACCTGGCGATCGCCCTCATTGCGGTGCAGACCGCCCTGATCGTCGCCTTCGAGTTCCTGTACGCAGGGGACCTCCACCCGGTCAACAACCTCTTCATCGACCAGTTCTCCGTCATCATGGCTCTGATCATCGGGATCATCGGCAGCCTCATCGCGGTCTACGCCCTCCGTTACATGGAGACCTACCACACCGAACACCCCGAAGTGCGCAACCGGCAGCGGTTCTTCTTCTTCGTCATCTTCCTCTTCATCGCCGCGATGTTCGGCCTGGTATTCTCAAACAACCTCCAGTGGATCTTCTTCTTCTGGGAGGTGACCACCATCAGTTCCTTCCTGCTGATCGGGTACTCGGAGACGGACGAAGCGACCCGGAACGCCTTCCGGGCACTTACCATGAACCTGCTCGGCGGGATCGCGTTCGCCGCCGCCCTGATCTACCTCGCCGCGGTCGACCCGGCCGGCCGGATCCTCGAGCTCGACCAGCTCCTCGCCTCCGGGGAGGCGATAGCCCTCATTCCCGCCGTCCTGATAGGGTTTGCCGGGATCACCAAAGCGGCGCTGATGCCCTTCTCCACCTGGCTCCTCGGGGCGATGGTCGCCCCGACACCGGTCTCGGCCCTCCTCCACTCGAGCACGATGGTGAAGGCAGGGGTCTACATCCTGGTGCGGTTCGCCCCGGTCTATGCCGGGACGCTGGCCGGCGTCTCGATAGCGATGGTCGGCGCCGTGACGTTCCTCGTCGCCTCCGCGATAGCCATCTCGCAGAGCGACGCAAAGTCCGTCCTCGCCTACTCGACCGTCGCCAATCTCGGTCTGATCGCCGCCTGCGCCGGAGTGGGGACGCCGATGCTCGTCTGGGCGGCGATCCTGCTGATCATCTTCCACGCCATCTCAAAGTCGCTCCTCTTCCTCTCGGTCGGCACCGTCGAACAACGGATCCACAGCAGGGATATCGAGGATATGGAAGGGCTGATCGTCAGGATGCCGAAGATGGCGGTGATGATGTTCATCGGTATCGCCGGGATGTTCCTCGCACCCTTCGGGATGCTGATCTCGAAATGGGCGGCTATCGAAGGGTTCGTGCAGGCCCCCTACGGCCTCGCCTTCGTCGCCATCCTCGCGTACGGCGGTGCGGTCACGGTCTTCTTCTGGGCGAAGTGGATGGGTAAACTCGTGACGGTCGCCCGGTACCGCACAGTGGTCGAGGATGGTTTCAGACAGGAGCGGTGGGTTCCGCTGTATACGCTCACGACGCTCGTGGCAGCGACCGTTCTCCTCTTCCCGCTCATCTCGTCGACGCTGATAGAGCCGTACGTCTTCTCGATCTACGGCACGACGGCACGCCTCTCACAGGCCAATATCGCCATCATGGCGCTGATGCTCTTCCTGCTCCTCATCCTGCCGATCTCATTCCTGCTCTTCCGAAAGAGCGCCAAACACCTCCCGCCCTACATGAGCGGGAGAACGACTACCCCGGACATGCAATTTCTGGGCTCGATGGGGGTCGCACGGGAGATGACGACGAGGAACTATTACCTGACCGCCTACTTCGGTGAAAAACGGTTGCTGCCGGTCGGAACGGCGCTCTGTACCGGTCTGGTACTGGCATCCTGGCTGCTCGCGGGGGTGGCGGCATGA
- a CDS encoding HIT family protein: protein MACPFCNPDPAVIVAKNDLAYARYDIHPVNPGHLLLIPFRHVASAFETTDAERLAIGQLAEDCKAIVERDQSPDGYNIGVNIGEVAGQAIMHTHVHFIPRYRGDTSHPDGGVRHVKG from the coding sequence ATGGCATGCCCCTTCTGTAACCCCGACCCGGCGGTTATCGTGGCGAAGAACGATCTCGCCTATGCCCGCTACGACATCCACCCGGTGAACCCCGGACACCTCCTCCTCATCCCGTTCCGGCACGTGGCAAGCGCTTTTGAGACGACCGACGCGGAGCGGTTGGCCATCGGGCAGCTCGCCGAGGACTGTAAGGCTATCGTCGAGCGTGACCAGAGCCCCGACGGCTACAATATCGGTGTCAATATCGGCGAGGTTGCCGGGCAGGCAATTATGCACACCCACGTTCACTTCATCCCGCGTTACCGGGGCGATACATCCCACCCGGACGGCGGAGTCAGGCACGTAAAAGGGTAA
- a CDS encoding DUF362 domain-containing protein, whose translation MAAAEMPVSIVRCDGYRRDEVRKAVREAIGLIGGVGIFASPGETVLVKPNMLQGSDPGRCVTTHPEVVFAVAELLAEHGCRVMIADSPGAGIVYSEGNLRRAYAASGFTAVAEELGIDLNLDPGHEEVPFPGGEVMKRFSIITPALKADAIVVVSKAKTHMWTRMSGAAKNLFGLIPGFEKPAFHFRFRDEAQFGRMLVDLNELVKPRLQIMDAVVGMEGDGPQSGTPRKIGAVLASGSYTAMDVVLARLIGYDPLEIGSIRDAANRGLIDPDFAGIVTRGVPPDEIAVPDFKKPSTYAGSGTGIWRRALLAVVQRFGAAYALSPKVDETRCTGCRKCERICPMSAITVRDGRAVIDLAKCIRCYCCHEMCTEEAIALERSRIGRLIAGLLG comes from the coding sequence ATGGCAGCAGCAGAGATGCCGGTATCGATCGTCCGCTGTGACGGATACCGCCGTGACGAGGTCAGGAAGGCGGTGCGGGAAGCGATCGGGCTTATCGGCGGGGTGGGCATCTTCGCCTCGCCGGGCGAGACCGTCCTCGTGAAGCCGAATATGCTGCAGGGGTCCGACCCCGGACGATGCGTCACCACCCACCCTGAGGTCGTCTTCGCCGTTGCGGAGCTCCTCGCCGAGCACGGGTGCCGGGTGATGATCGCCGACAGCCCTGGAGCCGGGATCGTCTACTCCGAAGGAAACCTTCGCCGGGCCTATGCCGCATCGGGATTCACTGCCGTCGCTGAAGAGCTCGGGATAGACCTCAACCTCGACCCCGGCCACGAGGAGGTTCCTTTCCCGGGCGGCGAGGTGATGAAGCGCTTCTCGATCATCACCCCGGCACTAAAGGCCGATGCGATCGTGGTCGTCTCGAAGGCCAAGACGCATATGTGGACGCGGATGAGCGGGGCGGCGAAGAACCTCTTCGGCCTGATACCGGGCTTTGAAAAACCCGCCTTCCACTTCCGGTTCAGGGACGAAGCGCAGTTTGGAAGGATGCTCGTCGATCTCAACGAGCTCGTAAAGCCCCGTCTCCAGATCATGGACGCGGTCGTGGGGATGGAGGGCGACGGCCCCCAATCGGGGACGCCACGGAAGATCGGCGCCGTTCTCGCGAGCGGCAGTTATACGGCCATGGACGTGGTGCTCGCCCGCCTCATCGGATACGACCCCCTCGAGATCGGGTCGATCCGGGACGCCGCGAACCGTGGGCTTATCGATCCGGACTTCGCCGGCATCGTGACACGGGGTGTCCCGCCGGACGAGATAGCCGTACCCGACTTTAAAAAACCGTCCACCTATGCGGGGAGCGGAACCGGGATCTGGCGGCGGGCGCTCCTCGCAGTCGTCCAGCGGTTCGGAGCGGCCTACGCCCTCTCACCAAAGGTCGATGAAACCCGGTGCACCGGGTGCCGGAAGTGCGAACGGATCTGCCCGATGAGCGCCATAACGGTGCGGGATGGCAGGGCGGTCATCGACCTTGCGAAATGCATCCGCTGCTACTGCTGCCATGAGATGTGCACCGAGGAAGCGATCGCACTCGAGCGGAGCAGGATCGGAAGGCTCATCGCCGGACTGCTCGGGTGA
- a CDS encoding ribonuclease III family protein produces MKFPTLPIRLKVPSFLRRHREEIPLPPAQGREEELRRLLAAPPFNLEIADAGELMLYDRALTHRSYVEGARYRRSATGDNERLEFLGNYVLDFVIADHLYSRYNLPPGELNRRLQVTGNANLAEIALSRNLGIDGALRRRGQVLTDAIIADAFEALLGAIYLDRGMETVRTVILAIFAEEIERFDLTRNYKGRLQELAASRKLGAVDYEYRQTGPENAATWTAQVLLGGEVCGTGTDSTKQGAATVAAEDALARLGEGRR; encoded by the coding sequence ATGAAGTTCCCAACGCTCCCGATCAGACTGAAGGTTCCCTCCTTTCTGCGACGGCACCGCGAAGAGATACCCCTCCCGCCGGCTCAGGGCCGCGAGGAGGAACTCCGCCGCCTCCTCGCCGCCCCGCCGTTCAACCTCGAGATAGCAGATGCCGGGGAGCTCATGCTCTACGACCGGGCGCTGACGCACCGGTCTTACGTCGAAGGGGCACGGTATCGACGTTCCGCCACCGGAGACAACGAGCGGCTCGAGTTTCTCGGCAATTACGTCCTCGACTTCGTCATCGCCGATCATCTTTACTCCCGCTACAATCTCCCCCCGGGAGAACTGAACAGACGGCTTCAGGTGACCGGGAACGCCAATCTCGCGGAGATCGCTCTCTCCCGTAATCTCGGCATCGATGGAGCGCTCCGGCGCCGGGGTCAGGTTCTCACCGACGCCATCATCGCCGACGCATTCGAGGCACTCCTCGGCGCGATCTATCTCGACCGCGGCATGGAGACGGTGCGGACGGTCATCCTCGCGATCTTTGCGGAAGAGATCGAGCGGTTCGACCTCACCAGGAACTATAAAGGAAGACTCCAGGAGCTTGCGGCCTCGCGAAAACTCGGCGCCGTCGATTACGAGTATCGGCAGACCGGGCCTGAAAACGCCGCCACCTGGACTGCACAGGTGCTGCTCGGCGGGGAGGTCTGCGGCACGGGAACCGACAGCACCAAGCAGGGCGCCGCCACGGTTGCGGCGGAGGATGCCCTCGCCCGGCTCGGCGAGGGGAGAAGATAA
- a CDS encoding SDH family Clp fold serine proteinase: MVDVWTVLVVVAVIILVLPIAGRLITRIRRIRMIRTIEEMRTTRVITLIHRQERVALLGIPLVRYITIPDAEDILRAIRLTPATMPIDLVVHTPGGLVLPAEQIAMALKRHPAQVTVFVPHYAMSGGTLLCLAASRVVMDENAVLGPVDPIIGRYPAASILYAARIKDVNEVDDETLILADIAGKASGQMQEFVRTMLAGTVDPESRARIAEALTGGIWTHDYPITCREAVGIGLPVSCTMPEEIFRLMDLYPQAMPGRSAVEYLPVPYRKKGDRR, from the coding sequence ATGGTCGATGTCTGGACGGTGCTCGTGGTGGTTGCCGTCATCATCCTGGTTCTGCCCATCGCCGGGCGTCTCATCACCCGGATCCGGCGTATCAGGATGATCCGGACGATCGAAGAGATGCGGACGACCCGGGTGATCACCCTGATCCACCGGCAGGAGCGTGTGGCGCTTCTCGGCATTCCCCTCGTCCGCTATATCACTATTCCCGATGCCGAGGATATTCTGCGGGCTATCAGGCTCACTCCGGCGACCATGCCGATCGATCTCGTCGTCCACACGCCGGGCGGTCTCGTGCTCCCGGCAGAACAGATCGCCATGGCGCTCAAACGGCATCCCGCCCAGGTAACGGTCTTCGTCCCCCACTACGCGATGTCCGGAGGGACACTGCTTTGCCTTGCAGCCTCCCGGGTGGTGATGGACGAAAACGCTGTCCTCGGACCGGTCGATCCGATCATCGGGCGGTATCCTGCGGCGTCGATCCTGTATGCGGCCCGCATCAAAGATGTCAATGAGGTCGACGACGAGACACTCATCCTCGCGGATATCGCCGGAAAAGCCAGCGGGCAGATGCAGGAGTTCGTTCGCACCATGCTTGCGGGAACGGTAGATCCGGAGAGCAGAGCGCGGATAGCCGAGGCTCTGACCGGTGGGATCTGGACGCACGACTACCCGATCACCTGCCGTGAGGCCGTTGGGATAGGGCTTCCGGTCTCCTGCACGATGCCGGAGGAGATATTCCGGCTGATGGACCTCTACCCGCAGGCGATGCCGGGGCGTTCCGCGGTCGAGTACCTCCCGGTGCCGTACCGGAAGAAGGGTGATCGGCGCTAA